In Corynebacterium ulcerans, one genomic interval encodes:
- a CDS encoding APC family permease — MAEIIIESEKGLAKNRVGLIGAVIIGISCIAPTYTLTSGLGPTISAVGKYVPSILLLGFIPMLLVAFAYRELNNRVPDSGTSFTWATKAFGPWVGWMGGWGLITATILVLSNLAAVAVDFFYLLLAQILGNPAIGEWTRNLWINIPTTLAFIAIAGYVSYRGLESTQKLQYVLVAVQIIAVVVFDIVAIFRAYHHGGFDFTPFTMQWFNPLDIGNFSLVAAGISLSIFMFWGWDVTLTMNEETKNPEKTPGRAATITVVTIILLYLLTAVAVVTWAGTGDQGFGAGNPENQSSIFAALSFPVLGNYAVLIYIAVLSSSFASLQSTMVGPARTLLAMGYYRALPPAFGRVSPRFRTPSVATIASAVAAGVFYTITRIISENALWDTISALGLMICFYYGVTAVACIWYFRTELFTSAHNIIFKFLFPALGGGFLLVMFFITAFDSMSPNYGSGSSLMGMGTVFVLGMGILVMGIVLMIFTRVAHPDFFLGRTLKRNTSRADENLTLITT; from the coding sequence ATGGCTGAGATCATTATTGAATCCGAAAAAGGACTGGCAAAAAACCGTGTGGGACTCATCGGCGCGGTGATTATTGGTATCAGTTGCATTGCTCCCACCTACACGCTGACGTCGGGCTTGGGTCCCACCATTTCAGCGGTGGGTAAATACGTTCCTTCGATCCTGTTGTTGGGCTTTATCCCTATGCTGCTGGTTGCGTTTGCATATCGAGAGCTCAACAACCGAGTCCCGGATTCCGGCACATCCTTTACATGGGCAACAAAGGCTTTTGGACCCTGGGTTGGTTGGATGGGTGGATGGGGGCTCATCACAGCAACGATTCTGGTTCTTTCCAACCTAGCCGCCGTAGCGGTGGACTTCTTTTATCTCTTGCTAGCTCAGATACTGGGCAACCCCGCGATTGGTGAGTGGACACGGAATCTGTGGATCAATATTCCCACGACGCTCGCGTTTATCGCGATTGCCGGTTATGTCTCTTATCGCGGTCTGGAGTCTACACAAAAGCTGCAATATGTACTGGTAGCAGTGCAAATCATTGCGGTGGTGGTTTTTGATATTGTGGCAATTTTCCGGGCCTATCATCATGGTGGTTTTGATTTCACGCCGTTCACCATGCAGTGGTTCAATCCACTAGACATTGGCAATTTTTCCCTCGTCGCTGCTGGCATATCGCTGTCCATCTTCATGTTTTGGGGCTGGGATGTAACGCTGACCATGAATGAGGAAACAAAGAACCCGGAGAAAACGCCTGGTAGAGCCGCTACCATTACGGTAGTCACGATTATTCTCCTCTATTTGCTTACCGCTGTAGCCGTGGTCACGTGGGCCGGAACGGGTGATCAGGGATTTGGAGCGGGTAACCCGGAGAATCAGTCCTCTATCTTTGCAGCTTTGTCCTTTCCCGTTCTCGGAAACTATGCAGTCTTGATTTATATTGCAGTCCTGTCCAGCTCTTTTGCCTCGTTGCAATCCACGATGGTGGGGCCTGCACGAACACTTTTGGCTATGGGATATTATCGTGCGCTGCCACCAGCTTTTGGTCGAGTGAGCCCGCGGTTTAGAACCCCCAGCGTGGCCACAATTGCTTCCGCTGTGGCCGCAGGAGTTTTTTACACCATCACTCGTATCATTTCCGAGAATGCACTGTGGGATACGATCTCTGCCCTCGGACTGATGATTTGCTTCTACTATGGGGTTACTGCGGTGGCATGCATTTGGTATTTCCGCACGGAACTCTTCACCTCAGCGCACAACATCATTTTTAAATTCCTTTTCCCCGCTTTAGGTGGAGGATTCCTCCTGGTGATGTTCTTTATCACCGCGTTTGACTCGATGTCCCCGAACTATGGTTCGGGCTCGTCCCTGATGGGAATGGGAACTGTTTTTGTGTTGGGGATGGGCATCCTGGTCATGGGCATTGTTCTGATGATTTTTACTCGCGTTGCACACCCCGATTTCTTTTTAGGAAGGACCTTAAAACGCAACACCTCCCGCGCCGATGAAAACCTCACTTTGATCACTACATAA
- a CDS encoding universal stress protein, with amino-acid sequence MDFPHRRASGRILVAYVATDYGKDALNLGIALAKERDVSLDIVMIAPLSNSFSGVYPHDRGYSSILEEHIATWLEEALASIPKDIDATARIVLGDSEAKALNDTAVELNCDMIVVGARKGGILSRFHMGAAVNALLHSATVPIALAPKGYAYPGPISRLTCMFGPRSGSVDVISNAIDRASKRGVELRLVSLVIHGESDLQGLGNDVPNAIRQYADRVLGDIAQHMLDEGKASTVVASGNSVEEAVSDLAWDPGEIVIAGSSRLAVPGRLFIGTTASRMLRSIPVPMVVIPNGYMRGGETDG; translated from the coding sequence ATGGACTTTCCCCATCGACGCGCCTCAGGGCGGATATTGGTCGCTTATGTTGCCACCGATTACGGCAAAGATGCTCTCAACCTCGGGATAGCTCTGGCTAAAGAACGGGACGTAAGTCTGGACATCGTGATGATCGCGCCCCTCAGCAATTCCTTTTCTGGAGTATATCCGCATGACCGAGGCTATTCCTCGATTCTGGAAGAGCACATTGCAACGTGGTTAGAAGAGGCCCTTGCAAGCATCCCTAAAGACATTGATGCGACAGCTCGAATCGTGTTGGGAGACTCAGAGGCAAAAGCCCTGAACGACACTGCAGTGGAGCTGAACTGCGACATGATCGTGGTAGGTGCACGTAAAGGTGGGATACTCAGCCGGTTCCACATGGGAGCCGCGGTCAACGCCCTGTTGCATTCCGCAACGGTTCCCATTGCTTTGGCGCCTAAAGGGTATGCATATCCAGGGCCGATTTCTCGTCTTACCTGTATGTTTGGTCCTCGCTCGGGAAGCGTGGATGTGATAAGTAACGCCATTGATCGCGCTAGCAAACGAGGCGTGGAACTGAGACTAGTGTCTCTGGTCATTCATGGAGAATCGGACTTGCAAGGCCTAGGCAACGATGTCCCCAACGCTATTCGGCAGTATGCCGACCGCGTTCTGGGTGATATAGCCCAGCACATGCTTGACGAAGGAAAAGCGAGCACCGTAGTAGCCAGCGGGAATTCCGTGGAAGAAGCGGTATCAGACCTTGCGTGGGATCCCGGGGAGATCGTTATTGCTGGCTCCTCGCGGTTGGCTGTTCCTGGGCGTTTGTTTATTGGAACGACGGCTTCCCGGATGTTGCGCTCGATACCTGTGCCCATGGTTGTCATCCCCAATGGCTATATGAGGGGAGGTGAGACAGATGGCTGA
- a CDS encoding flavin monoamine oxidase family protein, giving the protein MTSPQKIESDVVVIGAGPSGLMAARTLKAQGLNVCVLEARARVGGRTWNGKVKDADGVEHFIELGGQWISPDQTRLIELVSELGLDTFPRYREGKSVYVSPDGTRHVYQEEFPVSPTTAEEMDRLIRELDQLTSEIDPASPWAHPRAKELDSISFRSWLEQLSSDTEAIDNVSIYVASGMLTKPAHTFSVLQAALMAASAGSFSNLVDEDFILDKRVVGGMQSVSLAMAQELGDAVILDSPVRRLEWATPDPDTADPLNGVLADVRNGVPNNGAPGNVTAYSDKAIVSARYAVLATPPNLYNRIDYVPPLPRDQQIVHQHISMGLVIKVHAVYPTPFWREEGLSGTGFGGGHLVQEIYDNTNYGENCASGEPHKEDPYGTLVGFVSDVYADDMWHLSASERKKRILEAMSMYLGPKTMEPIAFYLSDMAAEEWTRGAYATSYDLGGLSRWGHLQNEPTGPIYYSCSDIAAEGYQHVDGAIRMGEHVAHAIAARG; this is encoded by the coding sequence ATGACGAGTCCACAAAAGATAGAAAGCGACGTAGTAGTTATTGGGGCTGGACCGTCAGGACTTATGGCAGCCCGCACCCTCAAAGCGCAAGGACTGAACGTGTGCGTGCTTGAGGCTCGTGCTCGCGTGGGTGGTCGGACCTGGAACGGAAAAGTAAAAGACGCTGACGGCGTAGAACACTTTATTGAGCTAGGCGGACAGTGGATTTCCCCAGACCAAACGCGGCTTATAGAGCTGGTCTCAGAGCTGGGATTGGACACGTTCCCCCGCTATCGCGAGGGAAAATCGGTGTACGTGTCCCCCGATGGCACGCGACATGTGTACCAGGAAGAATTCCCGGTCAGCCCCACTACGGCGGAGGAAATGGATCGGCTTATCCGGGAACTCGATCAGTTGACCTCGGAGATCGACCCGGCATCGCCATGGGCACATCCGAGGGCCAAAGAACTGGACTCGATTTCTTTTCGCAGCTGGTTAGAGCAGCTTTCTAGCGATACCGAGGCGATCGACAACGTATCCATCTACGTTGCCTCGGGCATGCTCACAAAGCCGGCACATACCTTTTCGGTATTGCAGGCGGCGCTCATGGCGGCGTCAGCAGGCTCTTTTAGCAACCTCGTAGATGAAGACTTCATCTTGGATAAGCGTGTTGTCGGCGGAATGCAGTCAGTATCGCTGGCCATGGCGCAGGAACTTGGCGACGCCGTGATCCTTGACTCGCCCGTACGCCGCTTAGAGTGGGCCACTCCCGATCCTGATACTGCAGATCCGCTCAATGGAGTGCTTGCCGACGTCCGCAACGGGGTTCCCAACAATGGGGCTCCGGGAAACGTGACTGCATACTCGGACAAGGCAATAGTGAGTGCCCGGTACGCGGTGCTTGCCACCCCTCCAAATCTGTACAACAGGATCGATTATGTTCCGCCACTCCCCCGCGACCAACAGATCGTGCATCAACACATCTCCATGGGGCTGGTCATCAAAGTTCATGCGGTCTACCCGACGCCCTTCTGGCGTGAAGAAGGACTATCAGGAACCGGTTTTGGTGGCGGTCACCTAGTTCAAGAGATCTATGACAACACTAACTATGGCGAGAATTGCGCCTCGGGAGAACCTCACAAGGAAGACCCATACGGCACCCTCGTAGGCTTTGTCTCCGATGTCTACGCCGATGACATGTGGCACCTTTCTGCGTCGGAACGCAAAAAACGCATCCTTGAGGCGATGTCTATGTACTTGGGGCCCAAGACCATGGAACCGATAGCTTTTTATCTTTCCGATATGGCTGCGGAAGAGTGGACGCGAGGCGCCTATGCCACCAGCTATGACCTCGGTGGACTTTCTCGTTGGGGGCATCTGCAAAACGAACCAACCGGCCCGATCTATTATTCGTGTTCAGACATCGCTGCTGAGGGGTACCAGCACGTGGACGGGGCGATACGCATGGGCGAACACGTCGCGCATGCGATTGCGGCGAGGGGCTAA
- a CDS encoding TetR/AcrR family transcriptional regulator, translating into MAMNSPRGRGRPSKAVVTRTAIAQAGLSIASTRGYEALTMAALARHLGVAPSALYNHVRNKADLLIVIQDEVMTSVDTSPLDAAIAGTLSPKKALAAWARSYRDVFSQHLPLVQIIATFPIIGAPETVKIYNKAAHVLQLTALEPHLILPRLIALESFIYGSAFDVHAPENIFDTTGMTPDPTFLHDAVVKFHNSICPPDQTDSQNIYAETPFTVGLNALLADL; encoded by the coding sequence ATGGCAATGAATTCTCCGCGCGGTCGCGGCCGACCTTCAAAAGCAGTGGTCACACGGACAGCAATCGCCCAGGCCGGACTTTCCATCGCTAGTACCCGAGGGTATGAAGCCCTGACTATGGCAGCACTAGCCCGCCACCTAGGCGTAGCCCCCAGCGCCCTTTACAATCACGTGAGAAATAAAGCCGATCTCCTCATCGTGATACAAGACGAGGTGATGACCTCCGTGGACACGTCCCCCCTCGACGCAGCAATCGCAGGCACCCTATCCCCAAAGAAGGCTTTGGCCGCCTGGGCGCGTTCCTATCGCGACGTCTTCTCCCAGCACCTCCCGCTAGTCCAAATCATCGCAACTTTTCCCATCATTGGGGCGCCAGAAACCGTAAAAATATACAACAAAGCCGCCCACGTTTTGCAGCTCACAGCCCTAGAGCCGCATCTCATCCTCCCGAGACTCATCGCCCTAGAATCCTTTATCTACGGCTCAGCATTTGACGTGCATGCTCCGGAAAATATTTTTGACACCACCGGAATGACCCCGGACCCCACCTTCCTCCATGACGCAGTTGTAAAATTTCATAATTCCATCTGTCCCCCCGACCAGACGGACTCGCAAAATATCTACGCCGAAACCCCCTTCACAGTGGGGCTCAACGCCTTGCTCGCAGACCTCTAG